Below is a genomic region from Pseudomonas extremaustralis.
GCGAACCTTGGCCGGGCGCATACGCTGTTTCGACTGATTCGGGGTTTGATCGAGGTGGTTTGATGCACGCGCTAGTCTATAGCGATGTTTTTTTGAATAAATCCATAAGACTGGAAAACATTGTTATTGGAACCGTAACAATCCGACGTGAACCGCATCGCCGAAGCGGTACTCCTCCAGATCTTTCACGCGGGGCTTTTTCGTGGGCGTTCGGTCTTTTCCTACGCCGGTCGAACCTTGCCGTCGATTGAGGTTCACAGCAAGGGCTCCTGTATTTATCGCAAAGGTGTACCCACACGCTTCTCGCCGGCGTCTGATCTGAGCTGTAGCCAATCGTGGTAAACAAAATAATCCCCGGAAATAGCGCATGTCGCCTGTCCGGACCCGGCAACCCGGGACTATCATGCCGGTAGTCCTGTCTCTCACCGCAAGGAGCCGCTCGGAACGCCGATGCGCCAGATCTGGAAATCTTTTCGAGCCCTTTATTTCGCTTCTTTGATGATGCTGATCGGCTCTGGCCTGCTCAGTACCTACCTGGCCCTGCGCCTGGCAGCCGACCATGTCGACAGCTTGTGGGTCGGTGCGTTGATGGCGGCCAACTATTTTGGCCTGGTACTGGGGGGCAAGATCGGGCACCGCCTGATCGCCCGGGTCGGACACATCCGTGCCTACGCCACGTGTGCCGGGATTGTCGGTGCGGCGGTGCTTGGTCATGGCCTGGTCGACTGGCTGCCGGCCTGGATCGTGCTGCGGGTGATCGTCGGCCTGGGGATGATGTGCCAGTACATGGTCATCGAAAGCTGGCTCAACGAGCAGGCGGATGCCAAGCAGCGTGGCCTGGTGTTCAGCGGCTATATGATTGCTTCTTACCTGGGGCTGGTGCTGGGTCAACTGATTCTGGTCATGCATCCTCAACTGGGGCTGGAACTGTTGATGTTGGTCGCGCTGTGTTTTGCGCTGTGCCTGGTGCCGGTGGCCATGACCCGACGTATTCACCCGGCGCCTCTGCATCCTGCGCCAATGGAGCCGCGCTTCTTTATCAAGCGTGTACCGCAGTCGCTGAGTACCGTGCTGGGGGCCGGTTTGATCGTGGGGTCGTTCTACGGTCTGGCGCCGCTCTATGCTTCTCAGCAAGGGCTGACCACCGAACAGGTGGGCCTGTTCATGGGTAGCTGCATCTTTGCCGGGCTGGTGGTGCAGTGGCCGTTGGGCTGGTTGTCGGATCGCTATGATCGCGCACTGTTGATTCGCTGCTTTGCCGTGTGCCTGGCAGTGGCGGCATTGCCGTTGGCGGTGTTGACCAAGGTGCCGCTGGAAGTGCTGTTCGTGGTGGGGTTCGTGTGTTCCCTGGTGCAGTTCTGCCTGTACCCGTTGGCGGTAGCGTTTTCCAATGACCATGTGGAGAGTGACCGTCGTGTTTCGCTCACGGCCATGTTGCTGGTGACCTACGGTGTCGGCGCCAGTATCGGGCCATTGCTGGCCGGTGTGATGATGAACATGTTCGGCAGCCAGATGCTGTATGCGTTCTTCAGTCTGTGCGCATTGATCCTGGTGTGGCGTATCCGGCCCAAAGCCGTTACCAATATGCATCAGGTGGATGACGCGCCGCTGCAGCATGTGGCGATGCCCGACAGCATGTCCAGCTCGCCGTTGGTGGCTGCCCTTGATCCGCGGGTGAATGAGCAGATGGTGCAGGAGCAGATGCAGACTGCCGCCGCGGAGCCTGAACCTGAGGTCGATCCGCAACCGCCGGTGGATGAGCCCGCCTTTGAAGGTCCGCCGGAACCTCTGGGGCCGGAAGAGCATCCCCATGACTTGAGTCGGGCGCGGCCCTGATGGCAAAAAAAACGGGCAGATCCCAGAAGGACCTGCCCGTTTTTTGTCGCGATCGTTAAGGTTTAAAAATCGTCGTCTTTGTCGAAGCGCCGCGCTTCACGTTGCAGCTGGTACACAAACCGTTCGACCTGGCGTTGTACCAGGCCACTCATGTTGTGGAAGCGCACGCCGGCGAAGGTGGTGTTGATCTTCTCTTCGTAATGCAGGTAACGCAGCTCTACCGAGGTGGTCATGCTGCCAAAGGGCAGGGCGGCGATAAAGCGGTCGTAGACCTGGCCCAGTTGCAGGCGCTCGGAGATGTCACCTTCAAAGCGCAATTTGCAACCCGTGGCGGAAATATCCAACAGCTTGCCGCTGACGGGCACCTTCAACTTCTCGCCGCCCAGCTCGATGTTGACCAGTTGGGCCAGTTTCAAGGCTGCGCGGAAGGCATTGCGGCGCTGGTGGTAGACCACTTCGTCGGGCATGCTGCCGGTATAGATGCGGTGGCCGTCCTTTTCGCTGATGCTCAGGTTGCCTTTGCTTTCCCAGGCGACGCGCACGCCATCGTGGAAGCCTTCGATGCGGAAGGGTTCGCCGTTCTCAAGATGGCGTTCGCCGTCGCGGGGGATCATTTCATCCAGCGCCAGGGTGCCGTTGTCCCGGCTGACGTCCACCAGGTAGCTCTGGAAGCGCTGGCTGCGTTCATGGAAGGTGATGATCAGCGGGTCATGGCTGTCCTGCAGCATCCGCAACGTGCCGGCGATTTCCAGAGGCGTGGTGAGGACCTTGGGTGGCTGCGGGGCATCTTCCGCATTAAGTGCGTTGAACACGGTTCTTCCATCTCCAGACAAAATACGACTACACGCAATGGCGAGCATTTTGCCAGTATGTGGCGCGACTTGGATAGGCCGCGCGCTAAACAGGCATCAGGCTTGGCTGCGGGTACTTGGCTTGACCAGGCGCGAGGTGGAGCCCTGGGCGTTGTAAAGCGCCGGAGGTTCTCCGCCGTGAAGTATGCGCAACTGGTTGGCGGTCGTCGCTTGCTGAAGCTGGATCGACTGACCATTGAGCAGGTTGACTTCCTGGCATTGGGCGAGCAGTTGATTGAGTTCTTTGCTCTGGGCCAGTAGTTGATCGCCGACCGAGGAGTGGCTGGCCAGTTGCGCCAGGCCATCATGGTCTGCCGGCAGGCCCAGGCCGGTGAGAATCTGACTGCGTTTCTTGCCATGCTGTTCCAGCAGGACAATCAGCGACTGCTTGCGTGCCAGAATTTCTTCCAGCAACGGCATATCCCGGCCATAGAGGGCCAGGGATTCTTCTTTGAGCAGCTCGAGCAATTGTTGCGTCGGCGCTAGATCATCAATGATCAGTTGAAGCAAATGTTCGTCGTGATGCATGGCTGGCCTTGGGTTTTAAGCGTCCAAAAGCCCGGCGCAGGCCTGTGCCTAGCGCTCGGCTTCGAAGTTAAGCAGCTTGCTGGCTACACGGTTGCTGTCGACTTTATAGCTGCCATCGGCGATTGCCTGTTTCAATTCGGCCACTCGGGCTTTATTGACGACGGGCTGATCGCGCAGCGAGTCAGTGACCTTCTGCAACTGTTGAGCCTCATTGCTCAGGTGTACGGATTCCCCGCTCTGGCTGGCGCTGGCCTGTTCTGTCTTGGCGGGCAGCGGCTGGGCCTTGGCTTCTACGCTGTCCTTGGTGCCAGCGGCGCGCGTAGTGCCTGACGTTGTCGGGGTGCTATTCAAACGACTGAAATCGATGACCATGATAAAAAAAACCTCTGGGTATTTGGACGCTTGCCATGTTTTCGGCCATACCCGGACAAACTTTAGGCGCGAATGACAATAAATCTCCGCACGGGACATCTCGCGCACAGTGTAGGAAAAGCCGGCGTCCTGTACCAGTAATCTATAAGGCTACCTCGACTTGGCCGGGCGCCGTCACCCGTGCCTTGATCACTCGGTTGGAGTTTAGGTTCTTGACCCGGATCTGTTCGCTCATGCCGCCGTTGGACAGCGCTTCTCCGGGCATTTTCACGTTCAGCCCGCCACTACTGGCGGAAATCACCACCTGATCGCCCTTGCGAATGACCTCGGCCTGTTCCAGATGTACCAGCGTAATGACCTGATCGGTGACCACTGGTCGGGTCAGTTTCTGCCCGATGGCTTGGTCGAGCGAGGTCAGGTACCCCTGATTGATCAGGCTGATATCCCGTTCGCGCAGCACAACATCCTCAAAGCCGATGATGCCGGTGCGTTTCAGTGGGCGGGCTACCACCACCACATCCCTGAACAGTTTGACCTGAGCCGGCACGAACACGGTCCAGGGCGAGCCACCTTCGCAGCGTACCTTGACCGTCACGCGACCGATGGGTTGGGCGGGGCTTTCCAGGGAGGCTGTCAATTCCTTGTCGCACATTGGCATGCGCAGACGGGGGTCCAATGGGTTGACCTGGATCTCATAACGTCCCGGCGTCTGTGTGGTCGCCAGATAATCTTCTACAGTGAATTCAAGAAAGCCTTGAGTGACGCCGATAAGGAGATCAGGCAAGGTGACGTTGTCAGCGCGGGCCGTGGCGCCCAGGCTCAAGGCGAGCAGCGCCATTGATGCGTAGAGTGATCTGCGCATTCCTGTGAGGCGAGGGCGTCGGGAAACTGTCGTTTTAATGTCCATGATCAATAAATAGCAAAGCTCGTGCCGTTTAGTGTTGGGTACGCGTCGTACCCCCAAAGGTTTTAGCGTAGGAGTCTGGGCATGGCAGGTGTAATGGATTCAGTAAACCAGCGTACACAGCTGGTAGGGCAGAATCGCCTGGAGTTGTTGCTTTTCCGTCTCGACGGCAAGCAGCTATATGGCATCAACGTGTTCAAGGTGCGGGAAGTGCTGCAATGTCCCAAGCTGACGATCATGCCCAAATCCAGCCCGGTGGTATGTGGGGTCGCCAATATCCGTGGCGCTACCATTCCGATTCTTGATCTGGCCCTGGCCACCAGTTCGGCAGGTCTGCAGGACCGCGAAAACCCGTTCGTGATCATTACCGAGTACAACACCAAGACCCAGGGGTTCCTGGTGCGCTCTGTGGAGCGCATCGTCAACATGAACTGGGAAGAGATCCATCCACCACCCAAGGGCACTGGCCGCGATCACTACCTCACGGCCGTGACGCGGGTCGATAATCAATTGGTGGAAATCATCGACGTCGAGAAAATCCTCGCCGAAGTGGCCCCTACGTCGGAAGCGATTTCCGTCGGCGTGGTGGACGCTGACACGGCGCACAAGGCCATCTCGTTGCGTGTGCTGACGGTGGATGACTCTTCAGTAGCGCGCAAGCAGGTCACCCGTTGCCTGCAAACCGTCGGCGTTGAAGTGGTGGCCCTCAATGACGGTCGCCAAGCGCTGGATTATCTGCGCAAGCTGGTGGAGGAGGGCAAGAAGCCGGAAGACGAATTCTTGATGATGATCTCCGACATCGAAATGCCGGAAATGGATGGCTATACCCTCACGGCCGAAATACGCAGCGACCCACGCATGCAAAAATTGCATATCATCCTGCATACTTCGCTGTCGGGCGTATTCAACCAGGCGATGGTCAAGAAGGTCGGTGCCGATGACTTCCTGGCCAAATTTCGTCCTGATGACCTGGCATCCCGGGTAGTCGACCGGATCAAGGCAGCAGATCACGGCTAGGGAATTTCTCCCGGGCGGTCACACGATTTAAGAGGCGGTATCATTGTCTACGGGTAATTTGGATTTCGAACAGTTCCGGGTCTTCCTGGAGAAAGCCTGTGGCATATTGCTCGGTGAAAACAAGCAGTACCTGGTATCCAGCCGTCTCAATAAGCTGATGGAGCAGCAGGGCATCAAGTCTCTGGGTGAGTTGGTGCAGCGTATTCAGGGGCAGCCGCGCAGCGGGCTCAAGGAAATGGTGGTCGATGCCATGACCACCAATGAAACCCTGTGGTTTCGCGATACCTATCCCTTTGAAGTGCTCAAGAGCAAGGTGCTGCCGGAGGCCATCAAGGCCAGTCCTGGGCAGCGCTTGCGTATCTGGTCGGCTGCCTGCTCGTCGGGGCAGGAACCGTACTCGATTTCGATGGCCATCGATGAGTTCGAGCGGACCAACATGGGCCAGCTTAAAGCCGGGGCGCAAATTGTCGCTACCGACCTGTCCGGCACCATGCTCACCAATTGCAAGACCGGCGAATACGACAGCCTGGCCCTGGGGCGCGGTTTGTCCCAGGAACGGCTGCAACGTTACTTCGACCCAAAAGGGGCGGGGCGCTGGGCGATCAAGGCGCCGATCAAGAACCGCGTGGAGTTTCGCTCGTTCAACCTGCTCGACAGCTATGCCAGCCTCGGCAAGTTCGACATGGTGTTCTGCCGCAACGTACTGATCTACTTTTCGGCCGAGGTGAAGAAGGACATCCTGCTGCGCATCCACGGAACCCTTAAGCGCGGCGGCTACCTGTTTCTCGGTGCGTCCGAGGCGCTCAATGGCCTGCCGGATCATTTCCAGATGGTGCAGTGCAGCCCGGGGATCATCTACCAGGCGAAGTAAGCCGTACGCAGACAAAGTGTGGGAGGGGGCTTGCTCCCGATAGCGGTGGTTCAGTTGATGTAGCTATCACTGATATACCGCTATCGGGAGCAAGCCCCCTCCCACATTTGTTTCTGCGGCAAAGCTGAAAAAAACGGCAATCCCATTGCCGCTTTACTGGCACTACGCGGAAACCGGTTGCCGCTTTTCTGGCATTGCCGCCGGCAATTTTCGCGCAAGCCCTTGATTTACGGGGCTGTCAAACATTGGCATGGGCCTTGCTATAACCCTGTTAACGAACAGCAGGTCAGCCTAAAGGTTTCCGCCATGAGCATCAGCTTCGATAAAGCGCTCGGTATCCACGAACAAGCCCTGGGCTTTCGCGCCCAGCGTGCCGAAGTCCTGGCCAACAACATTGCCAACGCCGACACCCCGAACTACAAGGCTCTGGACCTGGACTTCTCCGCCGTGCTCGCCGCACAGCAGGATAAGACCAAGAACGGCACCTTCGCCTTGAATATGACCAACAGCCGTCATATCGAAGCGCAAGGCCTGAGCAGTGGGGACGAGTCGCTGCTGTATCGCACGCCGATGCAGCCGTCGATCGACCAGAACACCGTCGACGCCCAGCTGGAGCAATCGGCCTACGCCGAGAACTCGGTGAACTTCCAGGCCAGCTTTACCCTGCTCAACAGTAAATTCAAAGGGCTGATGTCAGCCCTGCGTGGAGAGTAAGCCATGTCCTTAGCCAGTGTTTTCAATATTGCCGGCAGTGGCATGAGCGCGCAGACCACGCGCTTGAACACCGTCGCCAGTAACATCGCCAACGCCGAGACTGTGTCTTCGAGCATTGACCAGACCTACCGCGCCCGTCACCCGGTGTTCGCCACCATGTTCCAGGGCGGCCAGAGCGGTGGCAGCGATTCGTTGTTCCAGAACAAGGATGCCGCAGGGTCTGGCGTGCAGGTACTCGGCGTGGTTGAAGACCAGAGCAATCTGGAAGCCCGCTACGAGCCTAACCACCCGGCGGCCAACGAAAAAGGCTACGTGTACTACCCGAACGTCAACGTGGTCGAGGAAATGGCCGACATGATTTCCGCCAGCCGCTCGTTCCAGACCAACGCGGAAATGATGAACACCGCCAAAACCATGATGCAGAAGGTCCTGACCCTGGGTCAGTGATAAGGGGCGCCAAATAATGGCCATTGTTGATACGTCTACCAACACAGCGGTCCAGGACCTTTTCAACACCAAGGTCAAGACTGCGACAGACAACACCAGCATCGCCGCCGCGACCAGTGCGGCGACGGGTAACCAATCGCTGGGCAAGGATGCGTTCCTGCAATTGCTGGTGACACAACTGAAAAACCAGAATCCGCTGTCGCCTCAGGACAACGGTGCATTCGTGGCCCAGCTGGCACAGTTCAGCAGCCTGGAAGGCATCAACACCCTGAACGATTCGGTGAATGCGATCTCCAGCAACTTCAGCTCCTCGCAAGCGCTGCAGGCTTCTTCGCTGGTAGGGCGTTCGATCATCACCCAGACCGACAAGGCCTTGGTGGACACAAGCAAGAGCATGACCGGTTCGGTCGCGGTGACTGCGGCAACGGGCAACGTGTCCGTCAAGATCACCGATGCAAGCGGCGCTGTGGTGCGCACCATTGATATGGGCGCCCAGAGTGCTGGCACTTCCAGCTTCATCTGGGATGGCAAGACCGATGCGGGTGATGTTGCTCCCGCCGGTACTTACACCTTCGCGGCGACCACCAAGAGTGACAGCGGCGACTCGGTGGCCCTGGCGACTTCGCTGCCGGCAACGGTGACCAGTGTGACGTTGAGCCAGACCGGCGGCGAAATGGTGCTGAACCTTGCCGGTGGCATGGGCAGCGTCAAGCTCTCGCAAATTCAGACTATCGGTACATAGAGCCGGCTAAATACGGCAGAGGGAGAGAAACATGTCTTTTAATATCGGCCTTAGCGGCCTCTATGCGGCCAACAAACAGCTGGACGTAACTGGCAACAACATCGCCAACGTCGCGACCACTGGCTTCAAATCGTCCCGCGCGGAATTCGCCGACATCTACGCCGCGTCCAAGCTGGGCACCGGCCAGAACAGCGTCGGTAACGGTGTGAACCTGGCTGCGGTGTCCCAGCAATTCACCCAGGGCGACGTCAACAACAGTGGCGGCATCCTGGACATGGCGATCCAGGGCGGTGGCTTCTTCGTTCAGAAGGGCAGCGACGGTTCGCTGGAATACACCCGTAGCGGTGCCTTCCGTGCGGACAAAGACGGCTACATCACCAACAACACCGGCACTTCGCGCCTGCAAGGCTACGCTGCGGATACCAACGGCAAGATCGTCAAGGGTGGCTTGGTCGACCTGCAACTCAACTTGTCGAACCTGCCGCCAAAAGCTTCCAGCACCGTGGACTCTACCAGTAACCTGAACTCCTCGGAGGTGGTGATCGACCAGGTGGCCAAGCCATTCAACCCAAGCGACACCAGTACCTTCACCACCCAGTACAGCACCACCTTGTACGATACCCAAGGCAACGCTCACCCGATGGTGCAGTACTTGGTGAAGACGGGTTCGAACCAATGGAACTCCTACACCCTGATCGACGGCCGTAACCCTGATGGTACCCCGATCAGTGGCGCAGGCGCGGTGGCACCCGTTGCGTCGACCCTGACATTCGACACCGGCGGTAAGCTCACGGGTGTGGTTACCCCGCCTAGCGCGGTCTCCAACACCACGCTGACCATTTCCAACTGGGTACCGGGTACCGTGACCAACGGTGTATGGACTGCTAACGGTGCCGCGGCCAATGCCGGTGGTATTGCGGTCAATATGGCGAATATCACCCAGTACAACTCGGCCAGCTACCGCAACCCACCGGTCACCGATGGTTATGCCACCGGCCAGATCACCGGCTTGAAAATCGACGGCAGCGGCGTACTGTTCGCCACGTTCAGCAACCAGCAGAGCAAGGCCATCGGCCAGATCTCCCTGGCCAGCTTCAATAACGAACAGGGCCTGCAGCCATCGGGTGGCACGACTTGGAGAGAGACCTTCGCCTCGGGCCAGCCGGGTTATGACACCCCTCAAGCCGGTACCCTGGGCTCGATCGTGGCCAACTCCCTGGAGAACTCCAACGTCAACCTGACCAACGAGCTGGTGGACCTGATCAAGGCCCAGAGCAACTATCAGGCGAACGCCAAGACCATCTCCACCCAGAGCACCATCATGCAGACCATCATTCAGATGACCTGATGCGGTAGCGCTCCACAATAAGCCCCTCGAAAGAGGGGCTATTGAGAGGCCTCCTCCAACACCCTGCGAAGGCTGAGCTTTCGCAGGGTGTTTTGTTTTCGCAGGCCATCATCATGAGTGAGCCAGCACTGATTTCACGGTCGGTCTAAGTCGAAGCATCGGGTTTATTGTGGCCAGCCCGCTCTCCACAGCAAATCTGCCTCCCATGGAGCCCCCAAAAAGTAAAACCGCAGGCAAAAGAAAGCCCCCGGCAAACCCAGTGGGTCTGTCGGGGGCTTCTCATGCAGCGCCTTGGGGCGCCTGCCGGCTCAGCTTATTGGCAAGCTTCACAATCCGGCTCGTCGATCGCACAGGCCTTTGGCACTGGTGCCGGGCCGGCCGGTGCGGCGAGCACCGAGTCATCACCGTGGTTGCCGCTGGAAACCGCGTTCAGCTTACCGGTGTTGATGGTCGACTTCTCGGTGCTGGTCGCGGCCAGGGCACGGAGGTAGTAAGTGGTTTTCAGGCCGCGGTACCAGGCCATGCGGTAGGTCACGTCGAGCTTCTTGCCCGAAGCGCCGGCGATGTACAGGTTCAGCGACTGCGCCTGGTCGATCCACTTCTGGCGACGGCTGGCGGCGTCAACGATCCACTTGGTGTCCACTTCGAAGGCGGTCGCGTAGAGCTCTTTGAGTTCTTGCGGGATGCGTTCGATCTGCTGCACGGAACCGTCGTAGTACTTCAGGTCGTTGATCATGACCGAGTCCCACAGGCCGCGGGCTTTCAGGTCGCGAACCAGGTACGGGTTGATCACGGTGAATTCGCCCGACAGGTTCGATTTCACATACAGGTTCTGGTAGGTCGGTTCGATCGACTGCGATACGCCGGTGATGTTGGCGATGGTGGCGGTCGGTGCGATGGCCATGATGTTCGAGTTACGAATACCTTTTTGCACGCGGGCACGTACCGGCGCCCAGTCCAGGGATTCGTTCAGGTCAACGTCGATGTACTTCTGGCCGCGCTGCGCGATCAGGATCTGTTGCGAATCCAGCGGCAGGATGCCTTTGGACCACAGCGAACCCTGGAACGTCTCGTAGGCGCCACGCTCGTCGGCCAGGTCGCAGGACGCCTGGATCGCGTAGTAGCTGACCGCTTCCATGGACTTGTCGGCGAACTCGACCGCTGCGTCCGAACCGTAAGGAATGTGCTGCAGGTACAAAGCGTCCTGGAAGCCCATGATCCCCAGGCCGACCGGGCGGTGCTTGAAGTTGGAGTTCTGCGCCTGTGGCACCGAGTAGTAGTTGATGTCGATCACGTTATCGAGCATGCGAACGGCGGTGTTGACGGTGCGGGCAAGCTTTACGGTGTCCAGCTTGCCGTTGACGATGTGGTTCGGCAGGTTGATCGAGCCCAGGTTGCAAACGGCGATCTCGTCCTTGTTGGTGTTCAAGGTGATCTCGGTGCACAGGTTCGAGCTGTGGACCACGCCCACGTGCTGCTGCGGGCTGCGCAGGTTGCACGGGTCTTTGAAGGTCAGCCATGGGTGGCCGGTTTCGAACAGCATGGACAGCATTTTGCGCCACAGGTCTTTGGCCTGGATGGTCTTGAACAGCTTGACCTTGCCTGGGTATTCGGTGAGGGCTTCGTAGTACTCGTAGCGCTCTTCGAAGGCCTTGCCGGTCAGGTCGTGAAGGTCCGGTACTTCGGAGGG
It encodes:
- a CDS encoding MFS transporter, whose protein sequence is MRQIWKSFRALYFASLMMLIGSGLLSTYLALRLAADHVDSLWVGALMAANYFGLVLGGKIGHRLIARVGHIRAYATCAGIVGAAVLGHGLVDWLPAWIVLRVIVGLGMMCQYMVIESWLNEQADAKQRGLVFSGYMIASYLGLVLGQLILVMHPQLGLELLMLVALCFALCLVPVAMTRRIHPAPLHPAPMEPRFFIKRVPQSLSTVLGAGLIVGSFYGLAPLYASQQGLTTEQVGLFMGSCIFAGLVVQWPLGWLSDRYDRALLIRCFAVCLAVAALPLAVLTKVPLEVLFVVGFVCSLVQFCLYPLAVAFSNDHVESDRRVSLTAMLLVTYGVGASIGPLLAGVMMNMFGSQMLYAFFSLCALILVWRIRPKAVTNMHQVDDAPLQHVAMPDSMSSSPLVAALDPRVNEQMVQEQMQTAAAEPEPEVDPQPPVDEPAFEGPPEPLGPEEHPHDLSRARP
- a CDS encoding flagellar brake protein; protein product: MFNALNAEDAPQPPKVLTTPLEIAGTLRMLQDSHDPLIITFHERSQRFQSYLVDVSRDNGTLALDEMIPRDGERHLENGEPFRIEGFHDGVRVAWESKGNLSISEKDGHRIYTGSMPDEVVYHQRRNAFRAALKLAQLVNIELGGEKLKVPVSGKLLDISATGCKLRFEGDISERLQLGQVYDRFIAALPFGSMTTSVELRYLHYEEKINTTFAGVRFHNMSGLVQRQVERFVYQLQREARRFDKDDDF
- a CDS encoding flagella synthesis protein FlgN, yielding MHHDEHLLQLIIDDLAPTQQLLELLKEESLALYGRDMPLLEEILARKQSLIVLLEQHGKKRSQILTGLGLPADHDGLAQLASHSSVGDQLLAQSKELNQLLAQCQEVNLLNGQSIQLQQATTANQLRILHGGEPPALYNAQGSTSRLVKPSTRSQA
- the flgM gene encoding flagellar biosynthesis anti-sigma factor FlgM → MVIDFSRLNSTPTTSGTTRAAGTKDSVEAKAQPLPAKTEQASASQSGESVHLSNEAQQLQKVTDSLRDQPVVNKARVAELKQAIADGSYKVDSNRVASKLLNFEAER
- the flgA gene encoding flagellar basal body P-ring formation chaperone FlgA, with protein sequence MDIKTTVSRRPRLTGMRRSLYASMALLALSLGATARADNVTLPDLLIGVTQGFLEFTVEDYLATTQTPGRYEIQVNPLDPRLRMPMCDKELTASLESPAQPIGRVTVKVRCEGGSPWTVFVPAQVKLFRDVVVVARPLKRTGIIGFEDVVLRERDISLINQGYLTSLDQAIGQKLTRPVVTDQVITLVHLEQAEVIRKGDQVVISASSGGLNVKMPGEALSNGGMSEQIRVKNLNSNRVIKARVTAPGQVEVAL
- a CDS encoding chemotaxis protein CheV: MAGVMDSVNQRTQLVGQNRLELLLFRLDGKQLYGINVFKVREVLQCPKLTIMPKSSPVVCGVANIRGATIPILDLALATSSAGLQDRENPFVIITEYNTKTQGFLVRSVERIVNMNWEEIHPPPKGTGRDHYLTAVTRVDNQLVEIIDVEKILAEVAPTSEAISVGVVDADTAHKAISLRVLTVDDSSVARKQVTRCLQTVGVEVVALNDGRQALDYLRKLVEEGKKPEDEFLMMISDIEMPEMDGYTLTAEIRSDPRMQKLHIILHTSLSGVFNQAMVKKVGADDFLAKFRPDDLASRVVDRIKAADHG
- the cheR gene encoding protein-glutamate O-methyltransferase CheR, with amino-acid sequence MSTGNLDFEQFRVFLEKACGILLGENKQYLVSSRLNKLMEQQGIKSLGELVQRIQGQPRSGLKEMVVDAMTTNETLWFRDTYPFEVLKSKVLPEAIKASPGQRLRIWSAACSSGQEPYSISMAIDEFERTNMGQLKAGAQIVATDLSGTMLTNCKTGEYDSLALGRGLSQERLQRYFDPKGAGRWAIKAPIKNRVEFRSFNLLDSYASLGKFDMVFCRNVLIYFSAEVKKDILLRIHGTLKRGGYLFLGASEALNGLPDHFQMVQCSPGIIYQAK
- the flgB gene encoding flagellar basal body rod protein FlgB, yielding MSISFDKALGIHEQALGFRAQRAEVLANNIANADTPNYKALDLDFSAVLAAQQDKTKNGTFALNMTNSRHIEAQGLSSGDESLLYRTPMQPSIDQNTVDAQLEQSAYAENSVNFQASFTLLNSKFKGLMSALRGE
- the flgC gene encoding flagellar basal body rod protein FlgC, whose translation is MSLASVFNIAGSGMSAQTTRLNTVASNIANAETVSSSIDQTYRARHPVFATMFQGGQSGGSDSLFQNKDAAGSGVQVLGVVEDQSNLEARYEPNHPAANEKGYVYYPNVNVVEEMADMISASRSFQTNAEMMNTAKTMMQKVLTLGQ
- the flgD gene encoding flagellar hook assembly protein FlgD; protein product: MAIVDTSTNTAVQDLFNTKVKTATDNTSIAAATSAATGNQSLGKDAFLQLLVTQLKNQNPLSPQDNGAFVAQLAQFSSLEGINTLNDSVNAISSNFSSSQALQASSLVGRSIITQTDKALVDTSKSMTGSVAVTAATGNVSVKITDASGAVVRTIDMGAQSAGTSSFIWDGKTDAGDVAPAGTYTFAATTKSDSGDSVALATSLPATVTSVTLSQTGGEMVLNLAGGMGSVKLSQIQTIGT
- the flgE gene encoding flagellar hook protein FlgE, producing MSFNIGLSGLYAANKQLDVTGNNIANVATTGFKSSRAEFADIYAASKLGTGQNSVGNGVNLAAVSQQFTQGDVNNSGGILDMAIQGGGFFVQKGSDGSLEYTRSGAFRADKDGYITNNTGTSRLQGYAADTNGKIVKGGLVDLQLNLSNLPPKASSTVDSTSNLNSSEVVIDQVAKPFNPSDTSTFTTQYSTTLYDTQGNAHPMVQYLVKTGSNQWNSYTLIDGRNPDGTPISGAGAVAPVASTLTFDTGGKLTGVVTPPSAVSNTTLTISNWVPGTVTNGVWTANGAAANAGGIAVNMANITQYNSASYRNPPVTDGYATGQITGLKIDGSGVLFATFSNQQSKAIGQISLASFNNEQGLQPSGGTTWRETFASGQPGYDTPQAGTLGSIVANSLENSNVNLTNELVDLIKAQSNYQANAKTISTQSTIMQTIIQMT